In Limanda limanda chromosome 21, fLimLim1.1, whole genome shotgun sequence, a genomic segment contains:
- the zgc:174164 gene encoding disintegrin and metalloproteinase domain-containing protein 9 has translation MVRKHFSIICVLLCLVPGIDNKDLSSEQTSKLDKYSIVNPQVIHRRSRSLNRPPQPEEKDERISYALSINNTRHLLHLKANRDFLHPDLLQNWREAVGNQNSSLKQHVHCYYHGEVEGYEDSMVALSTCSGLRGVIIFGNETYGLEPLSQSATNEHVLYLLRDVNSEPEICGVVHEAASRQSHEAFDPGQSLTSLLRRKRALPQTSYVELVLVVDNLRYNFKKKNETAVRDEAVEIANLLDGYYKPLNIRVVLVGLEIFKDSNPFSVEEGTAGDVLGRFVKWRKDTLIPKIKHDIGQLLIGRGPYGGVLGMAFVGTVCSVATSGGINVYNGNGLPMFSTIVAHEMGHNMGMNHDDSCKCNGKSCIMSAGANGGTSFSSCSEQDFERLVIRGGGVCLRNQPSSSDVIGTAECGNGRIDKGEQCDCGKPEDCKNTCCDAATCQLTGGAVCAEGDCCHNCQIQVAGTPCRKSVNTCDLPEYCRGDSGSCPDDFYMMDGLPCQNNAAYCYEGRCQTYDFQCQHLFAPDAATKAADTCFRHANTEGTKFGNCGPLSNGNYIKCTVENAMCGKVQCTNVNVNSLPPGAHVSIQDIDGETCVNADFNLGTDVLDPAYVNPGSPCAKGKTCVDFKCVNASALSPNLNCDAQTTCNGRGPCNDQGHCHCDNGWAPPYCDKSGRGGSVDSGPAQIDHSLRDGLLIFFLLVVPLVVLLVLALLYFFKRDSLDVCLKRRRKPRNPPSGNANGQQNTNVQTRAATKPPAPTPPTEPGNPSVTSAPISGFRYGEVDYWNSETSAAPAQPAAHRQGPGVPRPIPPKQLPN, from the exons ATGGTCAGAAAACACTTCtcgatcatctgtgtcctgctGTGTCTTGTTCCTGGGATCGACAACAAAG ACCTCTCCAGTGAGCAGACCTCCAAACTTGACAAGTACTCCATTGTAAATCCACAGGTGATTCACAGAAGGTCCAGGAGCCTCAACAGACCGCCACAGCCTGAAGAG AAAGATGAGAGGATATCGTATGCACTCTCCATAAACAACACACGGCACCTGCTTCATCTGAAAGCCAACAG agACTTTTTACACCCAGACCTTCTTCAGAATTGGCGTGAGGCAGTTGGTAACCAAAACTCCTCATTAAAACAACAT GTGCATTGCTATTACCACGGTGAGGTGGAGGGATATGAGGATTCGATGGTGGCGCTAAGCACGTGCTCCGGCCTCAG GGGCGTGATCATCTTTGGAAACGAGACCTACGGGTTGGAGCCTTTGTCCCAGTCTGCGACCAATGAGCACGTCCTCTACCTGCTGAGGGACGTGAATTCGGAGCCCGAAATCTGCGGGGTTGTCCACGAGGCGGCGTCCAGGCAAAGCCACGAGGCCTTTGACCCTGGTCAATCGCTGACATCTCTGCTGCGG AGGAAGCGCGCTTTACCACAAACCAGTTACGTGGAGTTGGTGCTGGTTGTCGATAACCTcagg TAtaatttcaaaaaaaagaatgagACGGCGGTTCGAGACGAGGCGGTGGAAATTGCGAATCTACTGGACGGG TATTACAAACCCCTGAACATCCGTGTTGTGCTCGTGGGCCTGGAGATCTTTAAGGACAGTAATCCTTTTAGTGTGGAGGAGGGCACTGCAGGGGACGTGCTGGGCCGTTTTGTTAAGTGGAGGAAGGATACTCTGATACCAAAGATCAAGCATGACATTGGTCAACTCCTCAT TGGTCGCGGACCATACGGCGGCGTGTTAGGCATGGCCTTCGTGGGCACCGTCTGCTCCGTAGCGACCTCCGGAGGAATCAACGTG TACAACGGCAACGGTCTGCCTATGTTCTCCACTATTGTGGCGCACGAGATGGGACACAACATGGGCATGAATCACGACGACAGCTGCAAATGCAATGGAAAAAGCTGCATTATGAGTGCTGGTGCCAA CGGTGGCACCagcttcagcagctgcagcgaaCAAGACTTTGAGAGGCTGGTCATCAGGGGAGGAGGCGTGTGTCTGAGAAACCAGCCCTCGTCATCAGATGTGATCGGTACTGCTGAATGTGGCAACGGCCGGATTGACAAAGGAGAACAGTGTGACTGTGGAAAACCGGAG GACTGCAAGAATACATGCTGTGATGCTGCCACTTGCCAATTGACAGGCGGAGCCGTCTGCGCTGAGGGAGACTGCTGTCACAACTGTCAG atccaaGTTGCTGGAACACCGTGCAGGAAGTCTGTCAACACCTGTGACCTTCCTGAATACTGTAGAGGCGACAGTGGGTCCTGTCCCGATGACTTCTACATGATGGACGGCCTGCCTTGCCAAAACAATGCTGCATACTGCTACGAGGGCAGATGCCAGACGTATGATTTCCAGTGCCAACATCTCTTTGCACCAG atgcAGCTACAAAGGCGGCAGATACTTGTTTTAGACATGCAAATACTGAAGGAACCAAATTTGGAAACTGTGGCCCCCTCAGCAACGGAAATTACATCAAATGTACTGTAGA AAACGCCATGTGTGGAAAAGTTCAGTGCACTAACGTGAACGTAAACTCCCTCCCTCCTGGCGCCCATGTCAGCATCCAAGATATTGACGGCGAAACTTGTGTGAATGCAGATTTCAACCTCGGCACAGATGTGTTAGACCCTGCCTACGTTAACCCCGGCAGCCCTTGTGCAAAGGGAAAG ACCTGCGTGGACTTCAAGTGTGTGAACGCCTCTGCTCTGTCGCCCAACTTGAACTGTGACGCTCAGACCACCTGCAACGGCCGAGGG CCCTGTAACGACCAAGGACACTGTCACTGTGACAACGGGTGGGCGCCGCCATACTGTGACAAGTCAGGACGAGGCGGCAGCGTAGACAGTGGTCCCGCTCAGATAG ACCACTCCCTCAGGGACGGCCTGTTGATCTTCTTCCTGCTGGTGGTTCCTCTcgtggttctcctggttctggCCCTGCTCTACTTCTTCAAGAGAGATTCCCTGGATGTCTGCTTGAAAAGACGCCGCAA GCCACGTAATCCTCCAAGTGGAAATGCAAATGGAcagcaaaacacaaatgttcaaACTCGTGCCGCAACCAAGCCCCCAGCACCTACTCCTCCtactgag CCTGGAAATCCATCGGTTACATCAGCTCCGATTTCTGG TTTCAGGTATGGAGAAGTGGATTACTGGAATTCAGAAACGAGCGCTGCCCCTGCACAACCAGCAGCTCATAGGCAGGGCCCCGGAGTGCCCAGACCAATCCCACCCAAGCAGCTGCCGAATTGA